ACCCACAACCAAGGTTCACATCGCTGCCAACCTCAGCATCACCAATATAGCTCAAGTGAGAGGCTTTGCTTCCTTTTCCGAAAACAGCCTTCTTAATTTCGACAAAGTTACCGATTTTCACTTCATCTTCAATATTGGACTCCGGTCTAATATGTGCAAACGGCCCAATATTCACTTGAGAACCAATCGCGCTTTTATGGGCAACTGACTGGCGAATTACAGTCTCATTTCCAATTTCACAAGAATCAATTTCTGAATTTGGACCAATATGACATTCAGAACCAATGAGTGTATTTCCTTTAATGATGCTTCCTGGATAGATAACGGTGTCTTGTCCGATTTCCACATCTGTCTCAATATAGGTGTTAGCTGGGTCAATGATGGTCACCCCGTTACGCATATGGGCAATATTCGTACGGGTTCTCATAATTCGCTCTGCTTCTGCTAGAGCTACACGGTCATTTACACCTAATGTTTCTTCAAATTCATTCGTTTGGAAGGCAGTCACTACCTCCCCTTGATTTTTCAAAATTTCAATGACATCAGGTAAATAATATTCCCCTTGAACATTGTCATTAGATACATTTTTTAATGCTTCAAATAATGCTTTATTGTCAAAACAATACGTACCTGTATTGATTTCGTTGATTTTTCGTTCTGTATCGGTAGCATCTTTATGCTCCACTATTTTTTCAACGAGACCTTCTTCATTGCGAATGATTCGGCCATATCCCGTAGGATTGTCTATTTTTGCTGTGAGGATTGTAGCTTTTGCAGATAGTTCTTCATGGTGTTTAAACAATGACTCCATTGTTTCAGCTGTTATTAAAGGTGTATCACCACACACAACGATCGTAACACCCTCTTTGTCCTCAAGCATACTGCTAGCCTGCATGACTGCATGTGCCGTACCAAGCTGTTCTTCCTGCAAGGCGTAAAGACTGGTCTCACCTAGCTGTGATTGTACCATTTCTGCTCCATGACCAGTAATGGTGACCATTTCGCGAATATTCAACTTTTTTATTTGATCAACTACGTGTTGTACCATTGGTTTACCGCAAACTGGGTGTAAAACTTTATAAAGCTTTGATTTCATCCGCGTTCCTTGCCCTGCGGCCAAAATCACAGCATAACGATTAGACATGGACAGTCCTCCAATTTACCTTTTTATCCATTAAAAATATTAACGTAAATGGACGCCATTTTCAAGGAATGAACAGGATGTGTCTAATTTCACAATTTTAAGTTTTTTTATGAAGAGGAGGGAGGTATGTAGGGAGATACAGTATGTTAAGTTTTGAGCAAAGAAAATCCACAATAAAAAAGAGCCTTACTTGTGAAGTAGGCCCTAGTTGTTAAAATCCTTAGGAAGCACCGGCTTCTTCAAATTCTACTTCCAATTCACCTAGGCGATGGTACTCAGCCAAAACTGCTTCTTGGATTTTACCGCGTGTTCCTGAATTAATTGGATGCGCAATGTCACGAAATTCTCCATCTGGAGTACGTTTACTTGGCATAGCTACAAATAAACCGTTGTTTCCGTCGATAACGCGAATGTCATGAACAACAAATTCATTGTCTAATGTGATTGATGCAATCGCTCTCATTCTTCCATCCGTGTTAACCCGGCGTAATCTTACGTCAGTTACTTCCATGTGCTCACACCCTTTTCTTTTGTATAAAAAGCTAGTGTTATAAATTCAACAATTATTTGTATATTCCTTCTTTATATTAAAAAATTTTTTGAAAATTTAGGTCAAAATAGTGAACATTTGTAAAAAATGGTTGTTTTCCTCCTCTTTTTGACCTATGCCTGTTGATTTCCGCTCCAGGCGCATAAAAAAAGCGCTCGTTTATTTTACGAGCGCAATTACTTCGATTTCTACTAGGACATCTTTAGGAAGACGTGCCACTTCTACACATGACCGTGCTGGTTTATGTGTGCTGAAGTATTCTCCGTATACCTCGTTAATCGCAGCAAAATCATCCATATTTTTAATAAATACAGTAGCCTTCACCACAGTTTCGAAAGAAGCACCGGCTTCTGTTAAAACTGCCTGTAAATTTTTAAAAACCTGATGTGTTTGTTCCTTCACATCACCTGTTACCAAGTTCCCTTCAGCCGTTAATGGAATTTGGCCTGAGCTATAAAACAGATTATTTACGATAATTCCTTGCGAATACGGACCGATTGCAGCTGGTGCTTGATTAGTTTGAACTGTTCTCATTTTTAATTCCTCCAGATAGAAAAATAATTTCCTGCTTCTACTTTAATTTTCTTATCTTTTACATCCACATCGGATAGCTGTACCAGCGAGATATACTCATCTACTAAACGCTCTTGAATCTTTTCAGCCTCTACCAACACCGCAATGCCAGCTAATTGAGAATTAAATTCCTCCAGCATGCTGATCATTCCATTGACAGTGCCGCCAGCCTTCATAAAGTCATCCACAATAAGGACCCGCGAATTTTGCTTCATGCTTCGCTTGGATAGAACCATGGTTTGAATTCTTTTTGCTGATCCCGAAACATAATTAATACTCACTGTAGGCCCTTCTGTTACTTTACTATCTCTTCTTACGATGACTACTGGGACGTTTAATTGACTAGCAACCGCATAAGCAAGGGGAATTCCCTTGGTTGCTACGGTCATAACTACATCAATTTTTGCATTTGCATAAGCTGAGGCGATGATCCGACCAGCCTTTTGCACTACCTGAGGGTCGCCCAAAATATCGGTTAAGTATAAATACCCACCAGGCAGCAGTCTTTCTGGTTTGGCAATTAAGTCACATAATTCATTGACAAAAGGCTCCGCTTCTTCCCTGCTGACTTTCACAAAGAATTTTACCCCGCCTGCCGCACCAGGTACAGTTTGCAATGTTCCTATTCCTCTTTGTTCAAACGTTTCCTTCACAATTGCAAGGTCTTCACTGATAGAAGACTTGGCTGACGCATATCGTTCAGCAAAAAAGGTGAGCGGAACAAGCTGACGAGGATGGTCGAGTAAGTAATTTGTCATATCTATCAAACGTTCACTGCGACGAAATTTCATAAAGAACCCCCAAAACCCGTATATTCTACTTCAAGAATATATTATTGTACGCCTCTAATCAAGCGTGTGCCGTTCACCTAACATTCGGACGGCAAAAACCTGATCGCAGAATCCTCTTAGCCCATTATAGATTCGGTGCATCCGGGAATCATGCTGCACAATCCCAAAAACAGTTGGACCACTTCCGCTCATTAAAACAGCATCAGCTCCAAATCGCTTCATTTGATCCTTTATTTGGGCTACTTCAGGATGAAGGTTTAACGTCACTTCTTCAAGGACGTTTCCAACATTACTGCATACCTTTTGGTAATCGTTCTGATTAATGGCTTGAATCATTCCTTGAATATCTGGATGCTTCACTCCGTTAACATCCAGTCTTCGGTATACTTCAGCGGTAGAGACACCTATAAACGGCTTCGCCAGAATCACCCAGCATGTTGGGGGTGCAGGGAGTTCCGTAATGATCTCTCCTCTTCCCTTTGCTAAAGCTGTGCCACCGTACACGCAAAAGGATACATCCGAACCAATTTCGGAACCAAGTTCCGCTAATTCATCTAATGTCAGCCCAAGATCCCAAAGCTTATTTAATCCTCTCAATGTGGCAGCTGCATCACTGCTTCCCCCAGCAAGTCCTGCAGCAACTGGAATCGTTTTTTCAATGGTAATCACTACACCCTTCTTTACTTGAAAACGATCCTTTAACAGCTGTGCCGCCTGATAAGCTAAATTTCTCTGATCATCCGGAACATACCGGTTATGTGAAAGAATATGTATTTTATCTTGATTTAATAGGGTTAATTCCACCCGATCAGCCAAATCGATGGTTGTCATAATCATTTCCACTTCATGATATCCATCCGGACGTTTATGTAAAACATCTAATGATAAATTGATTTTGGCCGGTGCTTTAACTAAAAGCTTCACTACGTCCACCTACTTCTATATGATCCACCCTCAAGCGAGCCAATCGCACGGGCGCTTTCCGAAAAATCCACATTTTGTCCTATTTTACCACAAAATGATAAATGTAAGACGTCAGTTCTCATATATCTTAATAAATT
The window above is part of the Bacillus sp. SORGH_AS_0510 genome. Proteins encoded here:
- the ispE gene encoding 4-(cytidine 5'-diphospho)-2-C-methyl-D-erythritol kinase — translated: MKLLVKAPAKINLSLDVLHKRPDGYHEVEMIMTTIDLADRVELTLLNQDKIHILSHNRYVPDDQRNLAYQAAQLLKDRFQVKKGVVITIEKTIPVAAGLAGGSSDAAATLRGLNKLWDLGLTLDELAELGSEIGSDVSFCVYGGTALAKGRGEIITELPAPPTCWVILAKPFIGVSTAEVYRRLDVNGVKHPDIQGMIQAINQNDYQKVCSNVGNVLEEVTLNLHPEVAQIKDQMKRFGADAVLMSGSGPTVFGIVQHDSRMHRIYNGLRGFCDQVFAVRMLGERHTLD
- the glmU gene encoding bifunctional UDP-N-acetylglucosamine diphosphorylase/glucosamine-1-phosphate N-acetyltransferase GlmU translates to MSNRYAVILAAGQGTRMKSKLYKVLHPVCGKPMVQHVVDQIKKLNIREMVTITGHGAEMVQSQLGETSLYALQEEQLGTAHAVMQASSMLEDKEGVTIVVCGDTPLITAETMESLFKHHEELSAKATILTAKIDNPTGYGRIIRNEEGLVEKIVEHKDATDTERKINEINTGTYCFDNKALFEALKNVSNDNVQGEYYLPDVIEILKNQGEVVTAFQTNEFEETLGVNDRVALAEAERIMRTRTNIAHMRNGVTIIDPANTYIETDVEIGQDTVIYPGSIIKGNTLIGSECHIGPNSEIDSCEIGNETVIRQSVAHKSAIGSQVNIGPFAHIRPESNIEDEVKIGNFVEIKKAVFGKGSKASHLSYIGDAEVGSDVNLGCGSITVNYDGKNKYLTKIEDGVFIGCNSNLVAPVTIGKGAYVAAGSTITKDVPGEALSIARAQQVNKENYVQKLNIKK
- the ridA gene encoding 2-iminobutanoate/2-iminopropanoate deaminase, with product MRTVQTNQAPAAIGPYSQGIIVNNLFYSSGQIPLTAEGNLVTGDVKEQTHQVFKNLQAVLTEAGASFETVVKATVFIKNMDDFAAINEVYGEYFSTHKPARSCVEVARLPKDVLVEIEVIALVK
- the purR gene encoding pur operon repressor, whose product is MKFRRSERLIDMTNYLLDHPRQLVPLTFFAERYASAKSSISEDLAIVKETFEQRGIGTLQTVPGAAGGVKFFVKVSREEAEPFVNELCDLIAKPERLLPGGYLYLTDILGDPQVVQKAGRIIASAYANAKIDVVMTVATKGIPLAYAVASQLNVPVVIVRRDSKVTEGPTVSINYVSGSAKRIQTMVLSKRSMKQNSRVLIVDDFMKAGGTVNGMISMLEEFNSQLAGIAVLVEAEKIQERLVDEYISLVQLSDVDVKDKKIKVEAGNYFSIWRN
- the spoVG gene encoding septation regulator SpoVG, which translates into the protein MEVTDVRLRRVNTDGRMRAIASITLDNEFVVHDIRVIDGNNGLFVAMPSKRTPDGEFRDIAHPINSGTRGKIQEAVLAEYHRLGELEVEFEEAGAS